The region atatttttgtacgccctgattttcccacgggctgattagcgagctgaggtacggcctaatcatgattaccaggcagacatccccaggaccggagctgccatcgtaaggtcctacctccttagctcgggggtaacctaagggttcgccaagattgcctaaggattgagtctggactcggaaggccgcaggtcgagtgaagatctagctcgtgatacgagctggagttggaggctgtgaccccttataaagtcaaccacgcaaggtaaacgtgcatgtatcagacatcacgtgttggatatatccctgacttctcggacacgcagcaggaacatgcgtattcagactcccacgactagtttgggccgtgcggcccattatccccttacctattgatttgaccacactcatgtgtcaggtttaggaattaatcatgaatgtcacagagttgacatgataggcaagaaggtcacgggatgaccttcttaccaactctcaggtgccttctcctataaatatggagaccttgggagttaatggggttggattctcgattgtaagaaataccctgtaatcaaatacctagtatatagcaataatactgtctagtggagtagaaggattttaacctttgaaccacttaaaaaacgtattttgagtcaccatttcatttcctaagatcatatatatgtttcggttcaacctaagcactaatccctttctcttcttttcttaattacctgttggtgaagaaccgcgtcaacaattttcaatttcaattttcaatgaattcaaATTCATACctccaaatttgattgatttacgtGTTAATGATAACACAAATCTCTcgggtatttattcaattattaatatttgttaatctttaaagtttgggtatttatttaattattagtgTTTGTTAatcattaaattttttattttaaattattgatcttgatattctaatattttcatcttatttttctatcatgttttagATGTTATTGGATGTTTATGTTGTGTGGGTGATATTGAGATTGTTGGAGGTGGTTAGGAAAATAGAGACATCAAAGTTTTAATAAATTAGTAAGTATAAATTAATCGATAAATCTTCAAATAGATTTTGTAACAACATTAATCGAAAGATTTTCCACCATCTCCAATGGTGTGGAAGCTATTGcgagttctaatatatttatattatatttaactactattattatttaaaatgaataaaaaatagaaaaaatttgATATAACCATATTATTTTTTATCTGCTTATTTGTGGTtaattagtttattattattattttaaatttaaataagatattaattttttatttataataatatgttcatatatatttttgtagacttttttaaaattaaagataatttataaaaaaaaatctttttttatatgaatataaatttaaatttaaattaattaaatattactctcgatggatattattaaatatattataattattgttattattattattattattattattattattgtatgtGAAGTTTTGGTACAATTTGAATTCAATCTTATAATTGTGATAGAAAAACCTATAATCTCTCAATAATCCTTTTCTTTTTTTGAAAGAGATACGAGTAAATAGAGTGGAAAAAATCTAAATTTATCATCCCATCAAAATATGCTGCCACATAGAAGATTTAATATATGAATATGTATGGTAATAACTTTTAGTAGCAACAGTATATAATAATTTATCACACCTGCCAAATTCTAAAACTAAGTATAAATAATGTCACTAATCAATAACATATTCGCACATTTAGGAAGTTACCATACAAGGTAAACAATAATCATGTCCAGAAATCCATTTCATCAATTCTAAATGAAGTAAACAATCTTTATGCATAAAAGAACTCAATAATAGGAAGCAAAAAATCCTTAAAACTTGGCTATATAGAATTAAGTTACTCAAGTTCCTTTTGTTCCTAAACTCAAATAATCAACAAATCAAAACTTGGGATACTATCATTGCATTGACAATAATGTGATAAGCTAATTGAAgcaattttatttggcaaaaacacAAATAATACATATAAAGTTCGTCGTCAGATATATTTTAAATGACAATATCAAAATTAGAAAATGTCACacgttttttttaaaataaaatgagaattcaagtcaaaatctctaatctatttctaatttttctacatttaatattctattttatttaatttatgattattatataagtaaaaaaataaaatatataaaatcaccAATAACAGCAACACCTCTTctgttactcttttttttttaatatttattaataactaattttataataattattataataaatcaaacatacataaattcacatttatcttgaaaattttccaattcatgagaatatttttattgtttcatatgtcaaattcaaaatttaaaatatcttattttatttataaataactaatttttaaataattataataataaataatcacaTATAATTGacatttacataaaaaaaaacatctgtatttatctttttattgttttcacatttcaaatttaaaattaaaatatttttatttatatttaaataaaatattcagaaataactaatttttttaataattataataataaatgaatcatatgacatttatcttcaagatttattgttttaatatttcaaatttaaaacaaaaatatcttaacaattaaaaatatcaacatgTATACACATGacattaatttgattaagaacgttattagttatattaataaaaatatttatttaaaaaaatgaatgtttgttcaaaatatcataatttataaattttctacCCTAAAACTATAAAAaccttaaaaaatttatataataaacaaaaaaaaacaacgcAAAAcgtataaaataatattaatattaaataaaaacacATGTACAACAAGTAGTTTGAATTGTATTTTTGGCActttaattatttagaatttctcgAAAACATGCATAAGGCTCGTTATATAATGAacattatcataaaaaaaattacagtcAAGACGTCATTTCGTATCTATATAAGGAGCATGTAGTACGGGTAGGGTGAAAAATAATCTCTTATacacaatctcccaaaaaatatttaaaaatatatattttttaatcattacaaaaaacTGTGTGAATGACAACTATGTTTTCtagtttctaaataaaactaagtaaatataTATAGGAGAAAACATTCTAACATCTTTATCATTCTACATTAGAATATAATGTACAACATCATCAATACAATTTTATTCCTAAACTGCTTTAATAATACTATAAATTACTCCAATTTTCAATTTAAAATAGCACCAAACATAATACCCAAGCAAAGCTACATTGgaatctatataaatatatataaacgtTGTCATTAACTTAAATATATAGAAAAATCATATCCCACCTAAAGCAAAGGGAAAACATGCATGCTTGAAAGTCTCCTTAATTACGGAACACCAATTTTCGGTTAACAATAGTTTTCAAATTTACTTTCTTATAGATGGCTCTGTTTTCTTTATGCTCATTAACTactcaatttttatttaaaaatagaataaaaataatcaatatcTTCATTTACTAATTCTATCTACGTACCTTTCATCTCTCTTATTCTCATGccaaaatatgagattttgtttataaaaaataaaaataaaaactctaACCCTACGTGAGAattcatgcaaaaaaaaaaaacagaacactAACAAAATAGCTTGATTATAATATTAGAAAAACTCTCCTAAAATCTCTCCCTTCCACAAAATTCACAACCTTATTTCCCTTCCAACTCTCTTTACTCCATTTTCTCTAACCAATTATTTCTTAAGTTTCTCTTTTCATTTTCAACACAATTACTTTTTTCCAAACAATATAAGGGCTACCTAGCTAGTTAGGTCTCCTTTGAGGAAATTACTACGACCTAGCTAGGAGGCAGGTCTCAAACTCCCCCTATTTCATCTTCAATTCCACTTCTCAGCCATGGTGTTTCCTCCTCTTCTCCTCCTCGTCCTTCTCTCCTTTAGTCCTTTCGTCATCGTCGAATCAAAGCTCTCTCTTGACTATTACAACAAAAAATGTCCTGATTTTGGGAAGATCATAAGGGAGACCGTCACAGCAAAACAGATATCAAATCCCACCACCGCCGCAGGCACTCTCCGGCTCTTCTTCCATGACTGCATGGTGGAGGGTTGCGATGCCTCTGTGTTAATCTCTTCAAATCATGCCAAGGACACCGAACGTGACGCCGACCTTAACTTCTCCCTCCCCGGTGATGCATTTGATGTTGTTGTTCGTGCCAAGACTGCTCTTGAGCTTTCTTGCCCTGGCATTGTCTCTTGTTCAGACATCCTCGCTCAGACCACCCGGGACCTCATCATCATGGTTGGTGGCCCTTTTTATAAGGTACTAACTACTATACTAGCTAGCCATTTTGCATGTTTGTTCTTATTAggatttctttcttttcttttctattctTTTTTACAATAAAATTAATTGATTATATCTTTACATAGGTTCGACTTGGACGCAAGGATGGCATGGTGTCCAAAGCTTCTCTTGTAGAAGGAAGCATTCCAAGGGTCAATCACACCATGGACCAGATGATCAAACTCTTTGAAAACAAAGGTTTTACTGTCCAAGAAATGGTGGCGTTAACCGGCGCCCACACCATCGGATTCTCTCATTGCAAAGAGTTCGCCGACCGGTTATTCCATTTCAACAAACCCAACACTACTGACCCAGAGATCCACCCATTGTTTGCCGCAGCATTGAAGATTACCTGTGCCAATTACACAAAAGACCCAGGCATGTCTGCCTTCAATGATGTTATGACACCAGGGAAGTTTGACAACATGTACTACAAGAACTTGAAGAAAGGTTTGGGACTTTTGTCTTCAGACAATGCTATGCTCAAGGATCCAAGAACAAAACCGATCATTGAATTATACGCAACTGATCAACAACGATTCTTCGATGCATTTTCTCACGCCATGGAGAAATTGAGTGTCTATGAAGTCAAGACTGGCCGAAAGGGAGAGGTTAGGAGAAAGTGTGATGCTTTTAACTAAATCTCAAAAgcatttagaaagaaaaaaaaaaagaattatttTAGTGGTTTCTCATGACCTTATATTCCTATAatgagaagaaagaaaatgaaTAGTTCTTAATATTAGAAAGAATTAGAGGTCTGGTGTGAGTGATTTTATGCATGAATGGATTTGATATGTTAATTTTCTTTGCggttatataatatataaattcgTGTATAGATATGTGATATACTATAAACATTTTGTGATTTGAGATATTATTTGTGAATTATAAAGGAGctttttaactccttttctccATCTTCAAGAATAAAGTATCCTTTTGTTGAGATTACAAAAGATGAGAGATGGCAAATAGTaactatataaatatagggtGTTTCTATAGTATGGGCTAGAAAAAGAGGCGGCGCACGGGTGCACCTCTTTTGTATTCTCCAACAGTGAATAATTTTTGTGCGATTTTTTgtatgattgtgtatattgtaattatttataatatcatacaaattttcagaaaattctgaataatttacagtattgAATACTacattcaaacatgttgttttccatgagcataaaaaaattagtcacgcatgcaacgtcttgtttgaaccttgttttcgacactgtaaattatttggaattttccgaaaatttacaggatgttctaaataattaaaataaacacggttataaaaaaaattgtaccaAAAACTATTCGTGATAGGGGAACATAGCCCCTACCAAAGAAaaaacctatatatatatatatataaaaacagaaaattaaaaaaatccaCTCATGTTTGATGAAGGTGGATCTATATAATCTCCTTAATTTGCAATCTAATCAGCAGAAGGGAAAGAATCAAAGGAAAGAATGCCAAAAAATGCATATGgcaaaaagaaaattagaaagGAACATCATTACATGGCTTTGTACAAGAGATTAAAAACATGAAATGGAATTGATAATTTAAGTTCATACCAAGTTCAGTGATCAACGTTGTCACTGTCAATCACTAATCTACCTTTCATTTGTTTCAGCCAAACATAATAGTTTCTGTAAATATCAATTAACAGAGATTAACTCTTTGGAAAGTAGAAAACTCAAGTACATGACAAGGAACTGAAACATGAGACCAACTAGCCACACAGGGCTACAGGATTTATATCTAGACTTGCTTTTGATCTGAAGAGTTGAAGCTAATGAGAGGCTCTCTGTAAAAAGTTAACTTAGGAGAAGAAATATCTATATAACATTGGGTTGAATGATAAAAAGTCAAACCAGTGGAGCTTTCCTTTGGTTGAGGATAAAGCTTGGCTTTCTTAATTTGTAGTAGCATTCTTTTCTTCTTTAGCCTCTCCTTACTGTGGGCATTCTGGTGACCTCCCAATGCCTGTGAGTTAATGAACTCTCTATGACAGAACTCACATCTATACTTCTTTTGCTCTAGTTGACATATTGAACCATCTGATTTTGCATCAGTATCTTCCACTTGGAAACCAGCTTCATCTATGGACATCAAACTTCTGTTTTCTTCCGAATGACTCTTGCCATCAGCATGAGGATTCACTTCAAAACCAAATAATCTAAGGCTTTTTTCTCCCATGAGTACCAAAATGTAAACTGTCAGTTTTTCAGGAAAGACTTAACTAGTAGAACCAAGTATTTTGTGTTTCCCTTATTCCCCTAATTGATGTTAAAGTAAATCCTACAAGGTTGGTTAGTTTCCTTTGAAACCTAGTGGATCCATTTTATAATTTGTAGTCTACATTATTATGATAAGTTGTGCAGATGAAGTTATAA is a window of Humulus lupulus chromosome 4, drHumLupu1.1, whole genome shotgun sequence DNA encoding:
- the LOC133828943 gene encoding peroxidase 65-like, producing the protein MVFPPLLLLVLLSFSPFVIVESKLSLDYYNKKCPDFGKIIRETVTAKQISNPTTAAGTLRLFFHDCMVEGCDASVLISSNHAKDTERDADLNFSLPGDAFDVVVRAKTALELSCPGIVSCSDILAQTTRDLIIMVGGPFYKVRLGRKDGMVSKASLVEGSIPRVNHTMDQMIKLFENKGFTVQEMVALTGAHTIGFSHCKEFADRLFHFNKPNTTDPEIHPLFAAALKITCANYTKDPGMSAFNDVMTPGKFDNMYYKNLKKGLGLLSSDNAMLKDPRTKPIIELYATDQQRFFDAFSHAMEKLSVYEVKTGRKGEVRRKCDAFN
- the LOC133832136 gene encoding zinc finger protein GIS3-like; translated protein: MGEKSLRLFGFEVNPHADGKSHSEENRSLMSIDEAGFQVEDTDAKSDGSICQLEQKKYRCEFCHREFINSQALGGHQNAHSKERLKKKRMLLQIKKAKLYPQPKESSTESLSLASTLQIKSKSRYKSCSPVWLVGLMFQFLVINYYVWLKQMKGRLVIDSDNVDH